The Thermodesulfovibrionales bacterium genomic sequence TAACCTGAGAGGGAAGGGGAATATTAAAAAGATTGTTCAGGGGAAAAAAGTCGGTACCTTAGTTGGGGGTAACCATGCAGAAGGAACTCAGAAAAAAAGGCGTTGATAGGATGGAGGGCGCAATAGAGGCCCTCAAGAAGGAACTCGCTTCCGTTCGGACCGGGAGGGCTTCCCTCGCCCTGCTCGACGGCATCGTCGTCGATTACTATGGGACGCCAACACCGCTCCAGCAGGTCGCAAGCCTCAGCATCCCCGATCCCCGGCAGATCGCGATTCAGCCTTGGGAGCAGCGAATAATCTCTGAGATAGAGAAGGCCATTATGAAGTCGGACCTCGGACTCACACCGTCAAATGACGGGAAGACGATACGGATCGGCATTCCGACGCTCACCGAAGAACGACGGAAGCAGCTCGTGAAGATCGTGAGGAAGAGAGCCGAGGAGGCGAAGGTGGCCGTACGGAACATCAGGAGAGACGTTAACGATGAATTGAAGAAGATCGAAAAGGAGCAGCATCTGAGCGAGGATGATGTCAAGAAGTTCCACGACGAGATCCAGAAACTGACTGACTCGTACGTCGTAAAGGTTGACGAGATGCTGAAACACAAAGAGATCGAGATCATGGAGGTCTAAGGTGAATGTAAATTATCTCGTAAAGGTGAAGGATGCCAAGCTCGCCGATCTCCAGAAGGCACTGCAACAGGCGGGCATTCAGATAAGGAGCATCGTCGAAGTTTACAAGGAAGAGGAAAAAAATCAGGAACCGGTGAAGCCAGGGGAATAAGGGAATTATTTCTTCCAGACCGGTTCATGGAAAAAAAAGAGAAACGATATAAGGGGTAACCATGGTAAAGAAACCTGCCACGTCACTCAAAAAGAAAGAGCCGAAGACGAAGAAAAAAGAGGTCCGGAAAAAGACATCGGCAAAGAAGCCGGCACCGGCAGCTTCGAAGACGAAGAAGATAAAGAAACCGGCGCGGACGGCATCGCGGGGCAGGAAGAAACCTGCAGAGGCGGTGAAAACCAGGAAAAGGCCGCAGAGGGCATCCTCGACCCGGATAACAAAGGTCGCCGGCGCTGCCCCCAAAACGTCCTCCCGGAAGGTGACCCAGGAAGAACTCCTGAAAAAACAGTTGATCGGGAACAGGGAAGAAATCGTACGGGAGGCGAAATCGGAGATTGCCAAATACATAAAGGGCGAGACGCGACAGCTCGTTGAGACCGTCCTCGACGACGGCGACTGGTCTGTCATCGACCTCTCTGAAGATATCAACCTCAGACGTCTCGCGGCGCACCGCGAAGTTCTCCTTAAGATAGACGAGGCTTTGAGGAAAATCA encodes the following:
- a CDS encoding TraR/DksA C4-type zinc finger protein, whose product is MVKKPATSLKKKEPKTKKKEVRKKTSAKKPAPAASKTKKIKKPARTASRGRKKPAEAVKTRKRPQRASSTRITKVAGAAPKTSSRKVTQEELLKKQLIGNREEIVREAKSEIAKYIKGETRQLVETVLDDGDWSVIDLSEDINLRRLAAHREVLLKIDEALRKIREGTYGTCEECGEAINSARLKVLPFAIYCRDCQEKKEEMEKVEGEEL
- the frr gene encoding ribosome recycling factor, with protein sequence MQKELRKKGVDRMEGAIEALKKELASVRTGRASLALLDGIVVDYYGTPTPLQQVASLSIPDPRQIAIQPWEQRIISEIEKAIMKSDLGLTPSNDGKTIRIGIPTLTEERRKQLVKIVRKRAEEAKVAVRNIRRDVNDELKKIEKEQHLSEDDVKKFHDEIQKLTDSYVVKVDEMLKHKEIEIMEV